A window of Azospirillum lipoferum 4B contains these coding sequences:
- a CDS encoding tetratricopeptide repeat protein, with protein sequence MRRIHPCGRQSGEALGVAISEFSPAFIEAFNGAAVLFQAGRFDEAAATFRRLAEEHPGVATLHGNLGLCLRAAGRPEEAMEPLRQALRLRSAYPDVLNALGGILMDQRNFDHALVAFRELARQKPDYPGALLTLGNLFMFTGDGERARATYRLALAAEPDVAVNYNNLGAVNLSLGHPPEAALNYRRALAIDVGKPEYRKNLGTCLLMAGDYPNGTVAYEGRLEQGVWRKRNMPGVLWQGQPLAGKTLLVHFEQGLGDSFQYIRYAGVLKRMGARVLYECQPALKRVLSTAPDLDGLFAFGEPLPAYDYHVSLMSLMHRLGTTPDNVPGGVPYIRAEPELAARWAERLDRLEGGERPALRVGINWHGNETGKSIPLECFEAMGRLPGVRLYSLQKVSGLDHLERLRDRVAVTELGADFDAGPDAFLDTAAVMANLDLVITCDTSVCHLAGAMGRPTWVVLKWFADWRWMRDRLDSPWYPTMRLFRQATSNDWAEVMARVTADVAAEVAALSAPEGGR encoded by the coding sequence ATGCGGCGGATCCATCCGTGCGGCAGGCAGTCGGGCGAAGCGTTGGGGGTTGCCATTTCCGAGTTCTCACCGGCCTTCATCGAGGCCTTCAACGGCGCCGCCGTCCTGTTCCAGGCCGGCCGCTTCGACGAAGCGGCCGCGACCTTCCGCCGACTGGCCGAAGAGCATCCCGGCGTCGCCACCCTGCACGGCAACCTCGGCCTCTGCCTGCGTGCCGCCGGCCGGCCGGAGGAGGCGATGGAGCCGCTGCGCCAGGCGCTGCGCCTGCGTTCCGCCTATCCGGACGTGCTGAACGCGCTGGGCGGCATCCTGATGGACCAGCGCAACTTCGACCATGCGCTGGTCGCCTTCCGGGAACTGGCTCGCCAGAAGCCGGATTATCCGGGCGCACTGCTGACCCTCGGCAACCTGTTCATGTTCACCGGCGACGGAGAACGGGCGCGCGCCACCTACCGGCTTGCGCTTGCCGCCGAGCCGGACGTGGCCGTCAACTACAACAATCTCGGCGCCGTCAATCTCAGCCTCGGCCATCCGCCGGAGGCGGCGCTGAACTACCGCCGCGCGCTCGCCATCGACGTCGGCAAGCCGGAATACCGCAAGAATCTCGGCACCTGCCTGCTGATGGCCGGCGACTATCCCAACGGCACCGTCGCCTACGAAGGCCGGCTGGAGCAGGGGGTCTGGCGCAAGCGCAACATGCCGGGCGTGCTGTGGCAGGGCCAGCCGCTGGCGGGCAAGACCCTGCTGGTGCATTTCGAGCAGGGGCTGGGCGATTCCTTCCAGTATATCCGCTATGCCGGCGTGCTGAAGCGGATGGGCGCGCGGGTGCTCTACGAATGCCAGCCGGCGCTGAAGCGCGTGCTGTCGACCGCCCCCGACCTGGACGGGCTGTTCGCCTTCGGCGAGCCGCTGCCGGCCTACGACTACCACGTCTCGCTGATGAGCCTGATGCACCGGCTGGGCACCACGCCGGACAATGTTCCCGGCGGCGTGCCCTATATCCGGGCCGAACCGGAGCTGGCGGCCCGCTGGGCGGAGCGGCTGGACCGGCTGGAGGGCGGCGAGCGCCCGGCCTTGCGCGTCGGCATCAACTGGCACGGCAACGAGACCGGCAAGTCGATCCCGCTGGAGTGCTTCGAGGCGATGGGCCGGCTGCCCGGCGTCCGGCTCTACAGCCTGCAGAAGGTGTCGGGCCTCGATCACCTGGAGCGGCTGCGCGACCGGGTGGCGGTGACCGAACTGGGGGCGGATTTCGACGCCGGCCCGGACGCCTTCCTCGACACCGCCGCGGTGATGGCCAACCTCGATCTGGTCATCACCTGCGACACCTCGGTCTGCCATCTCGCCGGCGCCATGGGGCGGCCGACCTGGGTGGTGCTGAAATGGTTCGCCGACTGGCGCTGGATGCGCGACCGGCTCGACAGCCCCTGGTATCCGACCATGCGCCTGTTCCGTCAGGCGACGTCCAACGACTGGGCCGAGGTGATGGCCAGGGTGACGGCCGATGTGGCAGCGGAAGTGGCGGCGCTCTCCGCCCCGGAGGGCGGGCGATGA
- a CDS encoding class I SAM-dependent methyltransferase has product MSEAPPPSAAPDTASAVHSGSADRFGYEWGRYAELKDIYEEQFRRWTPFLKPEDWRGLTFVDVGCGMGRNSHWPMSYGAAGGLAIDIDERSLASARATLAPHRAMEVRRQSAYELNEVERFDLAFSIGVIHHLAHPETALANMVRAVKPGGRVMIWVYGRENNGWIVRFADPLRKALFSRLPIGLVHALSLPPTALLWLALRLGLDRLEYFRLIRRFDFAHLRSIVFDQMLPKIANYWRRDEVEALMTGAGLEDVQLAWVNEISWAAIGRKPRE; this is encoded by the coding sequence ATGAGCGAAGCGCCGCCCCCTTCCGCCGCTCCCGACACCGCCTCCGCGGTGCACAGCGGGTCGGCCGACCGCTTCGGCTACGAGTGGGGCCGCTATGCCGAGCTGAAGGACATCTACGAGGAGCAGTTCCGCCGCTGGACGCCCTTCCTGAAACCGGAGGACTGGCGCGGCCTGACCTTCGTCGACGTCGGCTGCGGCATGGGGCGCAACAGCCACTGGCCGATGAGCTACGGCGCGGCCGGCGGGCTGGCCATCGACATCGACGAGCGCAGCCTGGCCTCGGCCCGCGCCACCCTGGCGCCGCACCGGGCGATGGAGGTGCGCCGCCAGAGCGCCTATGAGCTGAACGAGGTGGAACGCTTCGACCTCGCCTTCTCCATCGGCGTCATCCACCATCTGGCCCACCCGGAAACGGCGCTCGCCAACATGGTGCGCGCGGTGAAGCCCGGCGGGCGGGTGATGATCTGGGTCTATGGCCGCGAGAACAACGGCTGGATCGTCCGCTTCGCCGACCCGCTGCGCAAGGCGCTGTTCAGCCGCCTGCCGATCGGGCTGGTCCATGCGCTGTCCCTGCCGCCGACCGCGCTTCTGTGGCTGGCCCTGCGGCTGGGGCTGGACCGGCTGGAATATTTCCGCCTGATCCGCCGCTTCGACTTCGCGCATCTGCGTTCCATCGTCTTCGACCAGATGCTGCCGAAGATCGCCAATTACTGGCGCCGCGACGAGGTGGAGGCGCTGATGACGGGCGCCGGGCTGGAAGACGTGCAGCTTGCCTGGGTCAACGAGATCTCCTGGGCGGCGATCGGCCGCAAGCCGCGGGAATAG
- a CDS encoding HAD family hydrolase: protein MPAPSRIKAVLYDMDGVLIDAKDWHYEALNEALALFGMEIKRDEHLALYDGLPTRRKLEMLSASRQLPVRLHGFINEMKQRRTIELAYSRCRPFFPHQYALSRLQAEGYRQAACSNSIRNTVAVMLGQAALLPYFEFYLSNEDVAQAKPHPEIYLTAMQRMGLSPQECLIVEDNEHGIRAARASGAHVMEVGDVYDVTYDRIRRHIARAQGETP, encoded by the coding sequence ATGCCGGCCCCGTCCCGGATCAAGGCCGTCCTCTACGACATGGACGGCGTGCTGATCGATGCCAAGGACTGGCATTACGAAGCGCTGAACGAGGCGCTCGCCCTGTTCGGCATGGAGATCAAGCGCGACGAGCATCTGGCGCTCTATGACGGCCTGCCGACCCGCCGTAAGCTGGAGATGCTGAGCGCCAGCCGGCAGCTGCCGGTCCGGCTGCACGGCTTCATCAACGAGATGAAGCAGCGCCGCACCATCGAGCTGGCCTATTCGCGCTGCCGTCCCTTCTTTCCCCACCAGTACGCGCTGTCGCGCCTGCAGGCGGAGGGTTACCGGCAGGCGGCCTGCTCCAACTCCATCCGCAACACGGTGGCGGTGATGCTCGGACAGGCGGCGCTGCTGCCCTATTTCGAGTTCTACCTGTCCAACGAGGACGTGGCGCAGGCCAAGCCGCACCCGGAGATCTACCTGACGGCGATGCAGCGGATGGGCCTGTCGCCGCAGGAATGCCTGATCGTCGAGGACAACGAGCATGGCATCCGCGCGGCCAGGGCCAGCGGCGCCCATGTGATGGAGGTCGGGGACGTGTACGACGTCACCTACGACCGCATCCGCCGGCACATCGCCCGCGCCCAGGGAGAGACGCCGTGA
- a CDS encoding glycosyltransferase family 2 protein — protein MNILIPLAAPDRYFSADEFHFPKPLVEIDGRPMIEQVVAPLRGCFPDARFIFIVKEEDCRRFNLNDVLRQIAGPEAVVIPLRALTRGAVCSCLMAIEHIETDGELIVTNGDQVIEADIAAVVQRFRWQRLDAAVITFDSVHPRYSYIRTGDDGLVVEAAEKRVISRHAIAGFYYFAAGRLFVEAAMESIRHDVQIDGAFYIAPTLNELVLTGRRVGHCPVSADRYHSFYAPTLIPQYERLLQGRRVGHCPVSADRYHSFYAPTLIPQYERLLQGRRLAGTAAATGPKRLNVLIPMAGRGSRFARVGYAKPKPFIDVAGRTMIERVLDNLAIPGARYILMGRREHFEAEPELAAQLEARPDVVLCPVDLETEGTACTVLLARGLIDGDEPLLIANCDQIVDFDCRSYIDDAVRRGLDGSILVFRDRDRDPKWSFARPGEDGLVREVREKVAISDLATVGIYHFRTGRIFIDAAVDMIARNDRTNGEFYTCPVYNYAIAAGARIGVFEIPAGAMHGLGTPEDLERYLARGPGMDEVRIP, from the coding sequence GTGAACATCCTGATCCCGCTGGCGGCCCCCGACCGCTATTTCTCCGCCGACGAGTTCCATTTCCCCAAGCCGCTGGTCGAGATCGACGGGCGGCCGATGATCGAACAGGTGGTGGCGCCGCTGCGCGGCTGCTTCCCGGACGCCCGCTTCATCTTCATCGTCAAGGAAGAGGACTGCCGCCGCTTCAATCTGAACGACGTCCTGCGCCAGATCGCCGGTCCGGAGGCGGTGGTCATTCCGCTCCGCGCCCTGACCAGGGGGGCGGTCTGCTCCTGCCTGATGGCGATCGAGCATATCGAGACCGATGGGGAGCTGATCGTCACCAACGGCGACCAGGTGATCGAGGCCGACATCGCCGCGGTGGTCCAGCGCTTCCGGTGGCAGCGGCTGGACGCGGCGGTGATCACCTTCGATTCCGTCCATCCCCGCTATTCCTACATCCGCACCGGCGATGACGGGCTGGTGGTGGAGGCGGCGGAAAAGCGCGTCATCAGCCGCCATGCCATCGCCGGCTTCTATTATTTCGCCGCCGGCCGGCTGTTCGTCGAGGCGGCGATGGAGTCGATCCGGCACGACGTGCAGATCGACGGCGCCTTCTACATCGCCCCCACCCTGAACGAGCTGGTGCTGACCGGACGCCGGGTCGGGCATTGCCCGGTCTCCGCCGACCGCTACCACAGCTTCTACGCGCCCACGCTGATCCCGCAGTACGAGCGGCTGCTGCAGGGACGCCGGGTCGGGCATTGCCCGGTCTCCGCCGACCGCTACCACAGCTTCTACGCGCCCACGCTGATCCCGCAGTACGAGCGGCTGCTGCAGGGCCGCCGCCTCGCCGGCACCGCCGCCGCCACGGGGCCGAAGCGGCTCAACGTGCTGATCCCGATGGCCGGGCGCGGCAGCCGCTTCGCCCGCGTCGGCTACGCCAAGCCCAAGCCCTTCATCGACGTCGCCGGGCGCACGATGATCGAGCGGGTGCTCGACAATCTGGCGATCCCCGGCGCCCGCTACATCCTGATGGGCCGGCGCGAGCATTTCGAGGCGGAACCGGAGCTGGCCGCCCAGCTGGAGGCGCGGCCGGACGTGGTGCTGTGCCCGGTCGATCTGGAGACGGAAGGCACCGCCTGCACCGTCCTGCTCGCCCGCGGGCTGATCGACGGCGACGAGCCGCTGCTGATCGCCAACTGCGACCAGATCGTCGATTTCGACTGCCGCTCCTACATCGACGACGCCGTGCGCCGCGGGCTGGACGGCTCCATCCTGGTGTTCCGGGACAGGGACCGCGACCCGAAATGGTCGTTCGCCCGGCCGGGCGAGGACGGGCTGGTCCGCGAGGTGCGGGAAAAGGTGGCGATCTCCGATCTGGCGACGGTGGGCATCTACCATTTCCGCACCGGACGGATCTTCATCGACGCCGCCGTCGACATGATCGCCCGCAACGACCGGACCAACGGCGAGTTCTACACCTGCCCGGTCTACAACTACGCCATCGCCGCCGGGGCGCGGATCGGCGTCTTCGAGATCCCCGCCGGCGCCATGCACGGCCTCGGCACGCCGGAGGATCTTGAGCGCTATCTGGCCCGCGGACCCGGCATGGATGAGGTCCGCATCCCGTGA